From Brassica rapa cultivar Chiifu-401-42 chromosome A06, CAAS_Brap_v3.01, whole genome shotgun sequence:
tggagttgaaaatggagtgGGGTTAGAGAAGATTTTATTCCATAATGatgtttggagttgaaaatggagtagggttggagatgctcttaaactttaatgaaattatgaaaagataTACTGATTGATTGTTAATGAGGAAATTGGAAAAACTAAGAAAGAACAAAGATCTCTTGATCACGCGTGTGGGCATGTGCGTGCGTAAGCGTAAGCAATAATAGATCATTCCAAACTCCTCAGTGACTATTCTACccttcaaataataatattcagtctatatttttaaattaatatagaaacaattatttgatttttaaaaccTTGGAGAAATCTGAAGCAAAGTTGAGGAGAGCACCCACACACTCTTCTTATTCATTGGGGGCTGCATGCCTACTGCTATGCTCTCTTCTTTTTTAACTCATCTGATGAATTCCTTAGTAAGCTTTTAAATCAATGACAGTTAAAACAATAATAActataataaatcaaattttaaagcAAACAAGAGCGAAGTATCGATTATTTTAAGAGAGAAGAGTGGGTCCAAAGCCAAGAAATGAATTGAACTCTCAATCTTTTGGGCAGTCTTTGAGTTTGTGTGGATCTCAATTTTAAAAGGAAAGCCACTGACTGCTACTTGAGGGGGGCTGTATGAGAAAGATTGATCAATGTTAAAGTTTTCTTCATACATACTTAAATCCCTTATCTtacatttaaattaaaatcatgatTTCAGAGCTATAAATATCCAAAGTTAATAGAAATGTAAGTTTGCAAAAAAGGTTGTTTGTCAACAGATTATTTTTGTATCGGAATTAAATActtctattatataataacggagaatttattaaaattcataaatacaaaataaaaagaaatactaGTAGAGGGGTAATAATGCGAGGGCATTGGGTACATACAAAGGTACAAGAAACTCAAATTGAGGCAAAGGAAGAGAGAAACGTGGGTCCCATATCCTATGGTTGACGACCAAACCCATTTACATGTCCGCCACGTGGATGATTGCGAATGCATGATCTCAGCATGAAGTGTCATGATAACTCCTCCTCGACCTCGAAAAATCCTCccaatgtttttcttttcagtACTATTACAAAGACATTAGTGAAATATTAGCAACTGTTTTGGTTTGTAGCTAACTTTCTATTTGGCGTAAACTGTGAGCTACATTAATAAATTAGAAAACTGACCGTCAAAACTTTAAACATAGAGATAAGTCCATAAACTGTGAACAGTATGATTCATTTTTGTTGGTTGGTGTTTAAGTGCATCATTTGTTATTTAGTATGGACTTAGCATATTAGATGAACTGTGACATCAAATTATGCACACAAGTATTAGCGCAATCGTTAGTATACTGTTTTCAATGACGTCGACTTTTTTTGTATAGTTATGTGTTACATGCCAAAGTAAAACACGAAAACGATATACTCAACCAAAATTTGGAGGGGAAGTATACAcagtataatttttgttttacttaaTTTAATTTGATTGTATAGGTTTTTTCTCAAAAGAAATGTAATTCAACGTAAAACCCTTAGATAAGAATATACAGACAGAAATGAGAAGTGGATAAGAATCTTCGTCTTAGTGGCGGAGAAGAAGAAAGCGGATAACTCTTTTGCTTGGAAGAATCCTTATCCTGCACACCTCTCGTTTCCGCCCGcctctttcttttcctttttttagtCATTGAAATGTTATTAATGAAAGAATTTCACAAGTGTAAATCTTTTGCTCAATCGCATTTTCCATATTGAAAATATTCAGATATCTAAACCCGTTACAACTTACAAGGCTCTGCTGCGTTATGGAATTGTTATTTTCTGTTTCTAACTTATGTATCCAGTATCTATGTGTTGTTACTTGGTTGCATACTTGCATATCAACAAAGAGAGAGTTATATTGTTGTAAGACAATTTCTAGTgaatcattctttttttttttcaaaataaatcaattatataaaggcgttaaacaaaaaataaataaattatactattaatttagtaaatttgtttttactctattacaaagtaaaaaataaagtaaaactGAAGTATTTTTACTCcaaattctattttaaagtaaaaatagaGTGTTGTAAATGCTCAAATTAATTCAAAAATTCCTCAGCCTACTCATCTATAGTACCCTTATTAACTATGGAAATTAAACACGAAGTTTTGTTTTAggaataacatttttttttaaaatcaaaagtagaaaaaaaacttttaagaagaaaaaaacagcaGCCAACATTGTAAGATCCACTTAAGGCGACGATTTCTCGGAAAATAAAGCTTTCAAATGCCCCTTTGACATCGATTACTCCTCTCTTCTTTAGTTCCACTGCACTTGCTTCCATCTTTACCACGTACCATCATTTTCTTTGTTGTTCTtttatcatttctttttttattacgtatctttaagaaaaaaaaaactgaaggtGTTGTGTGTGCAAGTGGATTAAAGacgacatatatatatatatatatatatataaaatacgaCTTCCTAATTCCACCTTTTTGTATCTCCTATATATACCTCAATTTCTTTCACACACTTCCTCTGGTTCCACATCATCTTCTCTACATACCTATTCTCTTCATATTCTCTTCATATATGTACACACACGCAACCACATATATGTTTATGTACATGTGAAGTAGTACTGAGATCAACATCGTTATCAATGAATTTACCACCTGGATTCAGGTTTTTCCCAACGGACGAAGAACTCGTCGTCCACTTTCTCCAGCGCAAAGCCTCACTCTTGCCTTGTCATCCTGACGTCATCCCCGACCTCGATCTTTACCTTTACGATCCTTGGGACCTTCCCGGTATATACACTCACACATCTCTctccatatatcatatatgtatcgTGCATACGTTCATAATTGACTCTATGTAACATGCATGTAAGTATACGTATAGTTTGACATAAATAAGTGTGGTGATCCAAATTACAGGACATAGATTGATTGTTGTCACCAACTTAAGAAACCAATCTGTCTTTTTTTAGCAGTATACTTTTGTTGGGTTGCTCTTTTTGAGGATTGTTGTTGTTACCAAATCTTACCATACACACAAATACTAATAGTACCAATTTCTACCTAataaatttcctttttattcTCTTGGAAGGAATCTATTATCTGGTGAGCCATCATTGATATTGCTTTCTTCATAGTCACATACATGTGCGCCGATATCAATCATTCGATCTCATGATACACATCATTTACAAATATTACACACACACCAAGTCATGTAcgtagatatatataaaaacaaatacccATGACATTTTATCTTACACTAAATTATACTATTATATCCAACAAAACTTGTGGATCAAAATTCAGACTAATCTGAGTTAGTGTTAAAATCGCAACGAACCATAATAGTTATTTACGCAGATATACGGTAGAATAGATAACCATGCATAGTTTCTTACCATACCACAATATAATTAAGACTTTAGATAGTACAAAAAGATTCAGATATTTGGTCTAAAGTGTTTCTGAGTTCAAAATTATATGGTGTTGAAGTCATCAACGCTAATTTGTTCACGTATAATTATAGGTAAAGCTTTGGGAGAAGGGAGGCAATGGTACTTCTATAGTAGAAAGACGCAACAAAGAGTGACAAGCAATGGGTATTGGGGATCAATGGAAATAGACGAGCCAATCTTCACAAGCTCCACACACAAGAAAGTTGGCATCAAAAAGTATTTTACTTTCTATCTTGGAAATTCTAAAACTAACTGGATCATGCAAGAATATTCCCTcccagattcttcttcttcctctaagaGATCTTCTAAGAGATCAGGCCGTGGTTCTACTAGTTCTAGTCACAAAACCGTAAGTGCCCTTTTGTTTCATAAACCTAAAGTTATCAAACCTAAATTAATAATTGACCTCCAGCGTGGCATGGTTCTTTGTGTGCAGGATTATAGCAAGTGGGTGATATGCAGAGTGTATGAACAAAATTGCAGTGAGGAAGAGGATGATGATGGGACAGAACTCTCATGTTTGGATGAAGTGTTTTTGTCTTTAGATGATCTTGACGAAGTAAGCTTACCGTGATAAAGACAAAAGCACCCAAAAAGAAAAGGTTTAGTGggtaattatttataaaacatttctGTACCAAGAAGAAAATGGAAAAGGAGAATGAGAATGACATCATTCTTACAAGTTATATGTTGTACGATTAGCAATCCCCAATTTGCAAGCAAGAAGCAAAAAACAAAGGAAGAAGTTATAGTCTTgttgtattttattatatttttctaattcaatatatctttttaataCTAAATTGGCTATGCTGTCTTATATGTGGTAGAAATGTGCAAATAGTATATGTGCAAAAAATATATTGCAAAGAAaagaatttttaatatatgttaaattacCTTCATCAGTCAGTTTTAAAGCTATACAATTTTAAACCTaaaaatatgtgtatatatgcaCTGAATTGAATTGATAATTCTCCATaccaaaacaacaaaattaattcatgatttttTTCCTATCAAGATCATAAACCAACGAAACAATATGGTAAATAATAGATTTATTCTCAATTCAATCATAACCATAAAATTATTGATTAGTGTAGGTTTCccaataaaactatatatatatatatatatatatacctcgtCTTTTTGCCTAAATATACCTAAGGTTAGGAGGAAAATCACATATACCAGCCTGGGATGAATTTGCAGCCTACTTAGCATCCGTTGAACAATATtaacttaaatatatttttcttggtAGAAACGGATTAGAGTTTTGACTAACAAGGTCCAAAACACTAACGTTTTTGTATAGGAAATGTAATGATTATGTTACCACTGGATGCATGCAAATTAGGCTTACAAAAATAAGACCCTCATGTTGGCGAATAATCATGGGGAAAGGCTAATAGTGTGTTTAAAAAGTTATAGAGACCAAACTGACTTTTCTTTTGAGCACATAgtattaaaatacttttttctgATGAGTCAGTGCTAAGTTTTTAAAGACAACAAAAAGGcttacaatttaaaatatacagaatttatatattaaaagcaAATTCTGTTGAAATACATAATTTCTCAAGTGTGACATCTACATGGTATGTACGTGTGGCCTAAACCTGATCCGGTCGGGTAGTAGGATTGGTGTTTTGTTGATTATTTATGAGTTTGGCAATCGAGAGCCTTTATCTCCAAGTTatagcctctctctctctatagatCTTTGATGGGGTTTAGTAGTTGTTTTGTGTTGCCGAGCCAAGCAACGTTGTCTTTCTACgtctatttatatattttcctattttattttaatgggtGCTTGCTTAACAAGCACTGACTCATGCATGATGCAAGCACCTTGCGcacataaaataaatgataaatgcaataaaaactagaaaagGAAAGATTTTACGTTGAAAGAGGGTGATGGGATTTAAATCATTGTATAGTTTGGCTGTGGTGAGGTTCATGGTTTTGTTGTTTCTGGAATAACAATTTCATAACTATAAAACTGAATAACTTCAGTGAAAAAAATGTTAATCTAATATATCAACATATGGGTTTCTAAGTTCTAACCAATAAATGAATGAACATATGATGGTGGTTCTATGTGACTCGAGCACAACTACTTACAgagaatctaatatatcaacGTACGAGTTCTACATAAATAGTTGTGCTCGAGTCACCTAGAACTAAAATCAAAACCAGGGTTTAATTGGTTCTGCTTTGAATTCATCTATGGGATAAAACAGTAGAAGATGGCATTTGATTAGAAAGAGTGTATATATCTGTATTTTATTCCGTTGACTTTTTTTCTCTATCTTTCTTTGAATTTGTATCAAAATGATCTTTAGTTCTTtgatgaaattttgaaaatgtttaaTGGATGGGAAAAGAGTTCATATGAACAGAATGTTACCTGCAGTTTAGGTTGAGGAAGTGAAAACCATGTTCACAGGCAAAGAAGTGGTCGAGTTCAGTATGGACCTAATGGGTGGTGTCATCACACCCTTCTGCGTCATCCGAGCAAAGCTGAGTGAATACTGGCAGTCTCTTTCTATATATGTAATGCTGGAAAGCGTCATCCGGGAGAACTCTGTCCTGTGATCTCATAAAATCAGTTTGAGCTTGTGTGAATCTTGGGAGTCCATCATCAGAAGGTGACCAGTCTTTCTCTGTCGTCACAGTTTCAAGTCCAAGTCCAAGTCCAAGTCCAGCAGAAGGTGAATAGTCTGGTTTGTGCGTTGATGTTTTGAGCTCAGCAGCAGCCATCGCGACAAGCTCATCCGAAGGTGACAACAAGCCTTGTTTCTGTGTCATTGTTTCAAGCTCACCAGAAGGTGACGACAAGTCTTGTTTTTGTGTCACTGTTTCGAGTCCTCCATCAACAGAAAGTGAAGAGTCTAGTCTTGAGTCATGGGTGGTATTACCGGTGCTGAGATTGGCTGAAGAGGTAGTAGATATGGGAGTGTGAACAGGTGGCTTGCTGGTGTTTGTAGCGAGAGGTTTTGTGGGAAGTAGTGAGATGATTCTGGGGTCATAACCCATTTGGTAGCCAATGGGTCTAGGAGACCTGAATGGGTGATGTGTGGGATAGAGGTCATGAACTTGTAGTGATCTCGGATAAGCGTAGCTCGGAGGCTGGTATAAATGACTATTGCTCGGACGCAGCTGCTGGTGCGGAGGCGGATTCTGCATAGTGATATCACGTAAAGCGTCAAATTGTTGTCTCAGTTTACGTTTCTGAAACAGAAAATTGGGTTGAGATTAACTTACAACCCATTGAATGAGTGGACCATGGTCAAATGGAAGTTGCCGGACTGGGAAGGGAGAAGCTAGTCCTTGTGAAGGTCTCGGTGTGAAGGTGAATGGTTCGGCAGTGGGATTCAGATTTGAAGAACTAGTAGCCTGTGAGAACAAAAGTTAAACCAAATGAAGACCGTTTTAAGATTCTTGAGAGACCTGTGTAATGAAGCCAAACCTTTGGTGTCTCTAGTTTAGTACAAGGACTATTTGCCAAGATCTTCACTTTCCCACCTGAAGAAGTCTGAGACCGAGTGGTATCCTCCTGCAAAATAACCATAAAACTCGTAGGGCAAACACTTCAACGCGTAAACATGAACCTAATTTGGTATGATACATAAACGTTACTTCTCTGTAGCAAGTAAAACACTGAACTATTATGTACTTGTAACCAATGTTCAACAACAAAAGACATTTTCAACTTGATGCGGCTTTAGCTTTGGCTTTCTTGAAGTTTCTAACACTCCTCAAAAGACATCAAATCACTAACGTCTAGCAACTCTAGTATCAGAGACGAAGTAATGGAGACAGTAAAGAACAAAGGATGTTACCTCGTTTCCTCCTGATAGGCTCCTAGGGCTGCTATTCTTATGTTGACTCCGGACGAGTGAAGAACGTGGAGACCGTCCAAGAGAGCTCAATCTAGAAGGCGAATCTGAAACTTTCTTTTCGGAGGCTGATGTGACCAGAACACCGTCCATCAAGACTCCCTCATCCGAGCATGAAACCGGAAAGCGCTGCTTACCAGGGACTGGATCAGACTTTGAGTACTTCTTGAGGAGAGACTTGGCACTGCTAACGCTATAGTTCCCCCTCTTAGGAGTCACGGGACTCAAAAGAGATGACATTTTGTGTTGAAAACGTCTCTGCCGGATCATATCCATCGGCCACGTCTGGTTGCTTTGGGGACTCTGCTCGTTGTACACAAATGACTCATCTTTCTCCATCATGTCTCTAGTTTTGGAGAAAACAAGATTGCTTGGAGCACAAGAGACTACAAAATGAGATTGTTTCAATCAAAATCACCAAAAGATTTGCAATTTAGCAACAAAATCACCAGAAAGAAAAATCCTTACTTGTTCGATGTTTCTCCTCTGCCGCTAAAAGCTTTTCCGAGAAAAATTTAACAATCTGAAGAATGTAAAACACAATCCATTCAACTCAGCAAACAAGTCAAGAAGCAGAAGATCAAAACTTTCTGTGAATAAGCATCGATTCAATTAAGAAACGACATTTTCCCGCCAGATTTTGCGATGAAGATTCACGAGATTTCGCAAACTTTCCGGGAAAGTTTTACCGAAATTCATCATAGCTTTAAGAAATTGAACGCGAGAACGATACGAGGAAGAAGAATAACAACCATCGGATCGTAGAATCAAAAtcaaggtagaagaagaagaatcgtCGACGGAGAAAACAATCGATTGAATCACAGAATGAGAAAGATCTAAAGCTCGTAACTAGAACGGGAAACGAGAATCGCATACCTTACGAGTAGCTAAGTCGTGCTCCTCTGTCTCTATAGCAGAGCGAAGCTCTCTAGCTCCAGAGAAGAGGGAAAGTTTCAGATTCGAAAGGACGAACGATTGTGGTTAACGTCTGTGTATATATACACCTAACGGACAAGATAACGGCGGTCGTGGTCCATTTGACGGACTCTCTAAACCTTTCGAGTAAACCGGTCAAATTGAAATAAACCGAAAATGAATTTACATTCACTCCAAGAAGCTCCGGTTTAAGTACCAAGAAAACAATAACAACACTTTTACTCAATGTATAAGCCGGTAATAACcgaaatgattttcttaaaatctgatttatGTGATTTAAATCGGTTTCGACAGTTATAAATCGATTAAAATTGATCTAAATATGTTTTATCTACCAATAATATAATTGTAAATCCAAAAAGGTTAATTCTTATCTTGTATATGTAATTTTGTAATTCATCaaaatgtattttataattaaacccaaaaattaaatatttaatataactataaaaaaaaaaacaatgattcATTAATGCTTAAGTcctatctaaaatataaatgtgaGATAAAAAAATCCAATAATTCATTAATGCTTAACTCCCATCTAAACCCAAACAATACTACAAGCTGTGCTAGTTTTCTACAAAACGCTCACTAATAGGTCTAACGATTTTTTGAACACTGATTATACTACATTGCAATTCCAaattaataatcaaataaaCATAAGACTCGGGTTCGAGCCATCGACTAGATGGTAGAGTCAAGACCATACAAAAACACAGACCCATGAATATACAAAGGTTCAAAGAGACAAGGTAAACTATACATATTACATAAGCTTTACACAGATTCTTTAGCTTTTTTGCTGATGAGCCAGAGAAAGCTTTCAAGTTCCATCAACGGAGTGTCTGGTTCATGCTGCCATTAAGCAGAGACATTAGCCCACCGCCATGAACTCTCTCCTCCGGAATCATAAAGTCAAAGATGTTCCTTCCACTGCTGTTGTTGTTTGTTTCTGTTTCTGGTCTCTCAGCCTCCGTAAAGCTTAAAGATTTCATCGATGGAGGCACAAGCACCTGCATTGGTATCATCACCTTCTGCCTTTTCTCAGGCTGATGATGTAGCGAGCGATCAATGGAGTCTGTGCAATCAGAGACCGCACTGACTCCAGACTGAGAATGATCAGTTGTAGTAGTAGTAGCAGTAGTTTGAGAAGAGGTAGAGACAAGTCCACGGAAAAGTCCAGGCCCAATCAAACCAATCTTGCTTCCACCTTTCTCCTGAGCCATACTATTATGCGCAGCGCATAAACCGCTCTTCCCTCTAGCGAACTTCTCGCACTTCCAATCTCCTCCCCACGAGCACCGCTTACCTCCACCATGCGCCTTGCAGAAGTCAGTACTCCCTTGCGCACTCTTCTCACACCCAATAGACTTACACCGTTTCCCACCACCATGCTTCACACAACAATCAGTCCTCCCACGAGCGCTCTTCGTACACCCTGCAACCACACACCTCTTCCCACCACCGTGAGCTACGCAGAAACTCGTCCCACCGTGGACACTCTTAGGACAAATCCCACCTCCATCAAACATACAACGTTTCCCTCCACCGTGAGCTTTGCACAGCGGAGTACTACCTTCTGCTCCTTTAGTACACCCAGCGAATATGCAGCGCTTCCCACCACCGTGAGCTTTGCAGTAGTTTGTACTCCCTTGAGCACCTTTTGTACACCCTGGAGACTGACAACGCCTCCCACCACCGTGGGAGATACAAAGCCCGGCTTGTCCCTCAGCGCTTCTTGTGCATCCTTCGATCCTACACCTTTTACCACCACCGTGTTTGATGCATAGCCCTGATTTGCCTCGCGCAGCTTTACCGCATCCCTCAGGGAACCCACAGCGTCTTCCACCGCCGTGAGATATACAATAATCAGTTTTTCCTTCAGCGCTTTTTGTACATCCCAAGTGCTGGCATCTCTTTCCTCCACCGTGGGCTTTGCAGAATGTAGTTTTGCTCTCGGCGCCTTTGTTGCAGCCTGCTTTTTGACATCTCTGCCCACCTCCGTGGCCAATGCAGAGCCCTGATGCGCCTCTGGCTCCTTTGGTGCATCCCATGAACTTGCACTTTTTGGGGTTGGTCGTCCTGTGCTGAGAAGATGTGGCGGATACCGTTCTTTCAGAGAACTCTGACTCATGATGGCTCAGCTGTGAATTATTACTACACTCTTGCATTCTTGAAGGTTTTCTAACGGTTTCAGTCCTTGGAGCGAAGAGAAGCGATGACATATAGCCACCTGATCGCTTTGCAGAGGTGGAACCCTCATCAGCTTGTGACATATTAGTCTCTGTATATGTCAGCAACGAGCAATCAAGGCTGCTGAAAGCATCCATGGTGGTGACTGCGGGAGGACCGAGTTGCAGAATTGAGTTGCCTCCTGATGAGAGTTCTTGAAAAGTCCCAGAAGAAGCTGACACTTTGTTGACATTGTAATAGTAAGAGGGCGGTGTTGGACCTAAACCGAGAACCAAGCCGCAACCACCATCAGGACAATTAGAAACGTCAGAACAAAGCTTATGGTTGTAGCGAGTGCTTCCAAGGCATTTCAAGCTGAGAGCAGTGTCACCGTAATTGTCAAGCTTTGTAATACCG
This genomic window contains:
- the LOC103873877 gene encoding NAC domain-containing protein 104; this encodes MNLPPGFRFFPTDEELVVHFLQRKASLLPCHPDVIPDLDLYLYDPWDLPGKALGEGRQWYFYSRKTQQRVTSNGYWGSMEIDEPIFTSSTHKKVGIKKYFTFYLGNSKTNWIMQEYSLPDSSSSSKRSSKRSGRGSTSSSHKTDYSKWVICRVYEQNCSEEEDDDGTELSCLDEVFLSLDDLDEVSLP
- the LOC103873878 gene encoding uncharacterized protein LOC103873878 → MMEKDESFVYNEQSPQSNQTWPMDMIRQRRFQHKMSSLLSPVTPKRGNYSVSSAKSLLKKYSKSDPVPGKQRFPVSCSDEGVLMDGVLVTSASEKKVSDSPSRLSSLGRSPRSSLVRSQHKNSSPRSLSGGNEEDTTRSQTSSGGKVKILANSPCTKLETPKATSSSNLNPTAEPFTFTPRPSQGLASPFPVRQLPFDHGPLIQWVNPPPHQQLRPSNSHLYQPPSYAYPRSLQVHDLYPTHHPFRSPRPIGYQMGYDPRIISLLPTKPLATNTSKPPVHTPISTTSSANLSTGNTTHDSRLDSSLSVDGGLETVTQKQDLSSPSGELETMTQKQGLLSPSDELVAMAAAELKTSTHKPDYSPSAGLGLGLGLETVTTEKDWSPSDDGLPRFTQAQTDFMRSQDRVLPDDAFQHYIYRKRLPVFTQLCSDDAEGCDDTTH
- the LOC103873879 gene encoding filaggrin-2, with the translated sequence MDLNESGLHFSRTNGITKLDNYGDTALSLKCLGSTRYNHKLCSDVSNCPDGGCGLVLGLGPTPPSYYYNVNKVSASSGTFQELSSGGNSILQLGPPAVTTMDAFSSLDCSLLTYTETNMSQADEGSTSAKRSGGYMSSLLFAPRTETVRKPSRMQECSNNSQLSHHESEFSERTVSATSSQHRTTNPKKCKFMGCTKGARGASGLCIGHGGGQRCQKAGCNKGAESKTTFCKAHGGGKRCQHLGCTKSAEGKTDYCISHGGGRRCGFPEGCGKAARGKSGLCIKHGGGKRCRIEGCTRSAEGQAGLCISHGGGRRCQSPGCTKGAQGSTNYCKAHGGGKRCIFAGCTKGAEGSTPLCKAHGGGKRCMFDGGGICPKSVHGGTSFCVAHGGGKRCVVAGCTKSARGRTDCCVKHGGGKRCKSIGCEKSAQGSTDFCKAHGGGKRCSWGGDWKCEKFARGKSGLCAAHNSMAQEKGGSKIGLIGPGLFRGLVSTSSQTTATTTTTDHSQSGVSAVSDCTDSIDRSLHHQPEKRQKVMIPMQVLVPPSMKSLSFTEAERPETETNNNSSGRNIFDFMIPEERVHGGGLMSLLNGSMNQTLR